The following are encoded together in the Oreochromis aureus strain Israel breed Guangdong linkage group 18, ZZ_aureus, whole genome shotgun sequence genome:
- the LOC116326966 gene encoding acyl-coenzyme A thioesterase 5-like yields MSSQVRLKLLPSVKCMFDEPIQVKVAGLRPRQVVSMRAKSTDDKGVVFSSSATYRADSNGEVDLKRDPSLGGSYFGVEPMGLLCSMRPHTMHKKYQKTNCINPQVVTFFVHEEEGRLLAEMTNERLLMRDGVTRVPVNEGNIRGVLFTPPGKGPFPAVLELPTSISEARPSLLANKGFVVLSKAVYDKKGDNFTEMHLDHFEEAMNFLKQQPKVGSKGVGIMSRCKGANIGLSLAAFVPGVEAIVCINACNANVVTPLYYKKRQILSSLLYDESKFIPTESGAVIVKDALEDPLAEKNKGSLIPIERAKTHFLFAAVEDDLSWDSKAYMDEMVVRLKHHGKENFETVFYPGAGHMLEPPYAPHCPSSFHAGVGKPVLWGGELKAHIAAEIHLWKKIRDFFKTHLSCDATQNKAKL; encoded by the exons ATGTCCTCTCAAGTCAGATTGAAACTGCTGCCGAGCGTCAAATGTATGTTTGATGAGCCCATTCAGGTGAAGGTGGCCGGGCTGAGGCCAAGGCAGGTTGTCAGCATGAGAGCCAAATCAACTGATGACAAGGGAGTGGTGTTCAGCTCCTCGGCTACCTACAGGGCAGACAGCAATGGGGAGGTCGACCTGAAAAGAGACCCCTCGCTAGGTGGGAGCTACTTTGGAGTAGAACCCATGGGTCTGCTGTGTTCCATGAGGCCACATACCATGcacaaaaaatatcaaaagacAAATTGCATAAACCCCCAGGTGGTGACGTTTTTTGTGCATGAGGAGGAGGGCAGATTACTGGCAGAGATGACAAATGAGAGGCTTCTGATGAGAGATGGGGTCACCAGGGTCCCCGTCAATGAAGGAAACATCCGTGGAGTCCTGTTCACTCCTCCAG gAAAAGGTCCTTTTCCTGCTGTGTTGGAATTGCCCACCTCAATATCTGAGGCAAGACCCAGTCTACTGGCTAACAAAGGCTTTGTGGTTCTCTCAAAGGCGGTGTACGATAAGAAGGGTGACAATTTCACAGAGATGCATCTGGACCACTTTGAAGAAGCAATGAATTTCTTAAAACAGCAACCAAAG GTGGGCAGTAAAGGAGTTGGCATAATGTCAAGATGCAAGGGAGCAAATATCGGACTGTCACTCGCTGCTTTTGTGCCAGGTGTCGAGGCCATAGTGTGCATCAATGCCTGTAATGCCAATGTGGTCACTCCTCTCTACTACAAGAAACGGCAGATCCTGTCATCATTACTGTATGACGAAAGCAAGTTTATTCCCACTGAATCGGGTGCAGTCATTGTAAAGGATGCTCTTGAAGATCCCCTGGCAGAGAAGAACAAGGGCAGCCTCATCCCCATTGAACGAGCCAAGACCCATTTTCTTTTTGCGGCTGTAGAGGACGACCTCAGCTGGGACAGCAAAGCCTACATGGATGAAATGGTGGTGAGACTTAAGCATCATGGGAAGGAGAACTTTGAGACTGTTTTTTACCCTGGAGCTGGACACATGTTGGAGCCACCTTATGCACCCCACTGCCCCTCCAGCTTCCATGCAGGTGTAGGCAAGCCAGTCCTGTGGGGAGGGGAGCTCAAGGCCCACATAGCAGCTGAGATCCACCTGTGGAAGAAGATCCGGGATTTCTTCAAAACTCATCTGAGTTGTGATGCAACACAGAATAAAGCCAAGTTATAG